A window from Pseudomonadota bacterium encodes these proteins:
- a CDS encoding MFS transporter produces the protein MENLHSRWFIFWILALQYLFVYFHRVCPAVVAPELVNTFQISGTSLGVLASGYFYSYAIMQIPVGLLSDSWGARKTVTLLGFIAAIGAVLFGLAPTFGFATLSRVIVGFGVSATFVCSLKVIAEWYHGKEYARTMGLFMAIGGIGWLSASTPLAILTQNFGWRAAFVLTGAITAVLTILTWLIVVDSPNKKVVRAPDDTVIMPGKPRRKFFSGIVLVLKDKHFWAIAIWLFFTEGTLFSFFGLWAGPYLLDTYGMTKPGAGNILSMIAVGMVFGGPFLGYLSDKILVSRKKVLVGSSICNIIVWAIMVVFYNVMPIPALYAIFFVMGITTSSIIVIAITSVKELFPLHIAGTAIGTANLFSFFGGIVFQPSIGYILDKAGKVGGTYPPSAYRMALLVFLCINCLALIVSFFSKETLKKTA, from the coding sequence ATGGAAAACCTGCACTCCCGCTGGTTTATATTCTGGATTCTTGCCCTTCAATACCTTTTTGTTTATTTTCACAGGGTATGCCCCGCTGTTGTTGCGCCTGAACTTGTAAATACATTCCAGATAAGCGGCACATCCCTTGGCGTACTTGCATCGGGCTATTTTTACTCTTATGCAATCATGCAGATACCGGTGGGGCTTCTTTCCGATTCCTGGGGGGCCAGAAAAACGGTAACGTTGCTCGGCTTCATCGCAGCAATCGGGGCCGTTCTCTTCGGGCTTGCTCCGACCTTCGGTTTTGCAACATTATCCAGGGTCATCGTTGGTTTTGGTGTATCTGCCACATTCGTTTGTTCGCTGAAAGTGATTGCTGAATGGTATCACGGGAAGGAATACGCAAGGACAATGGGCCTTTTTATGGCAATCGGGGGGATAGGATGGCTCTCGGCATCAACACCGCTTGCCATTCTCACACAGAATTTCGGGTGGAGGGCAGCCTTTGTTCTGACCGGGGCTATTACTGCGGTTCTTACCATTTTAACGTGGCTTATTGTAGTTGACAGCCCCAACAAAAAGGTCGTCCGTGCTCCAGACGATACGGTTATCATGCCAGGGAAACCCAGGAGGAAATTCTTTTCAGGTATTGTATTAGTGCTTAAGGATAAACACTTCTGGGCTATTGCAATCTGGTTGTTCTTTACCGAGGGCACACTTTTCAGTTTCTTCGGCCTCTGGGCAGGGCCTTATCTCCTCGATACGTACGGGATGACAAAACCCGGAGCCGGCAATATCCTCTCAATGATTGCTGTGGGCATGGTATTCGGAGGACCCTTCCTGGGATACCTTTCGGATAAAATACTGGTAAGCAGAAAAAAGGTCCTTGTTGGCTCCTCAATATGTAACATCATCGTCTGGGCAATCATGGTAGTATTTTATAATGTCATGCCCATTCCTGCGCTCTATGCAATATTTTTTGTTATGGGCATTACTACCAGTTCGATCATTGTCATTGCCATTACGAGCGTGAAGGAACTCTTCCCGCTTCACATTGCCGGGACAGCCATTGGTACTGCAAACCTTTTCTCATTCTTCGGAGGGATTGTTTTTCAGCCATCTATCGGGTATATCCTCGATAAAGCCGGTAAAGTAGGAGGCACATATCCGCCATCTGCCTACAGAATGGCTTTGCTGGTATTTCTCTGTATCAACTGCCTTGCACTCATAGTTTCATTCTTTTCAAAGGAAACATTGAAAAAAACTGCGTAA
- a CDS encoding adenylate/guanylate cyclase domain-containing protein, with translation MKKLLIPISIGLLITAIFVTFAIIRFLPLERLEQLVYDTRYRVRGQEANLPREVVIVGIDDKSLEKIGRWPWDRSKIAALIDLLKDMGAKVIMMDIIFSEPSKDDEILAASIKRAGNVILPVVFEFKGQKKGIKEDTLPDYAYPMIRESKIFEIFPPISGLNVMMPLKNFVSGANTLGYINMIPDRDGVLRWEVLAIEYDGELYPSIDLQTARVYLGMPMEAMILNAAKGVNLGDKFIPTDFWNRALIHYYGPEGTFPHVSVLDLFEGKIDRSAIKDKAVLIGATAIGIYDLRVTPTSPAMPGIEKHASVIAAALHNYFIVKSSNLINVLIVIVTGILFSLLIVRLKAISGALLSFVFIAAVSLISYYLFFEKALWIDTVYSSSNIVIIYFVINAYKYATEERYAKRIRGMFSSYVTEKVVNELIKNPNLAKLGGERRDITVLFSDVRGFTTFSEKHSPEQVVHILNEYLGEMTDIIFQWEGTLDKFVGDEIVAFWGAPLPQEDHAERAVKCALHMVRRLEELQEKWKAAGREALYAGFGLNTGEVIVGNIGAEGKKMDYTVIGDNVNLGARVEGLTRKYSADIIITEFTLERLRGIMEKDQSWKIRIKGLDAVAVKGKLKPVYIYGVEALGEGETSEIIECEVKDVVTMTEK, from the coding sequence ATGAAAAAGTTACTAATACCCATCTCTATAGGACTCTTGATAACAGCTATTTTTGTTACTTTTGCCATCATAAGGTTTTTGCCCCTTGAACGGCTTGAACAACTTGTATATGACACACGGTACAGGGTACGTGGCCAAGAAGCAAACCTGCCCCGGGAGGTTGTTATAGTCGGAATCGACGATAAAAGCCTTGAAAAAATTGGAAGGTGGCCATGGGACCGGAGTAAAATAGCCGCTCTTATTGACCTGCTGAAAGATATGGGCGCAAAGGTCATCATGATGGATATTATCTTCAGCGAACCTTCAAAGGATGATGAAATCCTTGCCGCATCGATCAAAAGGGCAGGGAATGTGATTCTGCCGGTTGTTTTTGAATTCAAGGGGCAAAAGAAGGGGATCAAAGAAGATACCCTTCCTGACTATGCTTATCCCATGATCCGGGAGTCAAAAATTTTTGAAATCTTTCCCCCCATAAGCGGACTGAATGTTATGATGCCCTTGAAAAATTTTGTAAGCGGGGCAAATACCCTTGGTTACATCAATATGATTCCTGATAGGGATGGTGTGCTCAGATGGGAAGTGTTGGCAATCGAATATGACGGCGAACTGTACCCGTCCATTGATCTCCAGACGGCGAGGGTTTACCTCGGTATGCCGATGGAGGCTATGATATTGAATGCAGCAAAGGGGGTTAATTTAGGGGACAAGTTCATTCCAACGGATTTCTGGAACCGGGCATTGATCCATTACTATGGACCTGAGGGCACTTTTCCCCATGTATCGGTTTTAGACCTCTTTGAAGGAAAAATTGACCGGTCCGCCATAAAGGATAAGGCTGTCCTTATCGGTGCAACAGCGATAGGTATTTACGATTTGCGTGTTACCCCTACTTCGCCTGCCATGCCTGGGATTGAAAAGCACGCCAGTGTAATTGCCGCTGCCCTCCACAACTATTTTATTGTAAAGTCATCAAACCTTATAAATGTTTTGATTGTCATCGTAACCGGCATACTTTTTTCTCTCTTAATCGTTCGGCTCAAAGCAATCTCCGGCGCTTTATTGTCCTTTGTCTTTATTGCAGCCGTCTCTTTGATATCGTACTATCTGTTTTTTGAAAAAGCCCTGTGGATTGATACAGTCTACTCAAGCAGCAATATTGTCATCATTTATTTTGTTATTAATGCTTATAAGTATGCAACAGAGGAGCGTTATGCAAAAAGAATCAGAGGTATGTTCTCCAGTTATGTGACAGAAAAGGTCGTGAATGAATTGATCAAGAATCCCAACCTTGCAAAGCTCGGAGGTGAGAGAAGGGATATAACCGTTCTCTTTTCTGACGTGAGAGGGTTTACGACATTTTCTGAGAAACATTCGCCGGAGCAGGTTGTACACATCCTCAATGAGTACCTCGGCGAAATGACGGATATTATTTTCCAGTGGGAAGGGACATTGGATAAATTTGTCGGAGATGAGATCGTAGCGTTCTGGGGCGCCCCCCTGCCGCAGGAGGATCATGCAGAACGTGCCGTGAAATGTGCGCTTCACATGGTGCGGAGGCTGGAAGAACTCCAGGAAAAATGGAAGGCAGCGGGGAGGGAAGCCCTCTACGCGGGTTTTGGCCTTAATACAGGCGAAGTAATTGTTGGGAATATCGGCGCTGAAGGGAAAAAGATGGATTATACCGTAATAGGGGATAACGTAAACCTTGGTGCACGTGTTGAGGGCCTGACGAGGAAGTACAGTGCGGATATTATCATAACTGAGTTTACCCTCGAGAGACTGAGAGGCATCATGGAAAAGGACCAGTCATGGAAAATAAGGATAAAAGGGCTTGACGCTGTTGCTGTGAAGGGGAAACTGAAGCCTGTTTATATATATGGCGTTGAAGCGCTTGGAGAAGGGGAAACGTCAGAAATCATAGAATGTGAAGTAAAAGACGTCGTTACAATGACCGAGAAATAA
- a CDS encoding CoA-binding protein — translation METQDEKKKAILEQSKTIAVAGLSPKEDRPSNMVAQYLIAAGYTVIPVNPQYNEILGRRCYKSLSDIPKPVDIVDIFMKSEHALPIVEEAIKIKPKCIWLQLGIINEEAERLVVMHGIPFFMNVCIKQEHTRLSVKSKQQTG, via the coding sequence ATGGAAACACAGGATGAAAAGAAAAAAGCAATACTGGAACAGTCGAAGACCATAGCAGTAGCAGGACTTTCACCGAAGGAAGACAGGCCAAGCAACATGGTTGCACAGTACTTAATCGCTGCAGGTTATACGGTTATACCGGTAAATCCTCAATACAACGAAATTTTGGGTAGAAGGTGTTACAAAAGCCTCTCCGATATTCCGAAACCCGTTGATATTGTGGATATATTTATGAAGTCAGAACATGCTCTCCCCATCGTAGAGGAAGCAATCAAAATAAAACCAAAATGTATCTGGCTGCAACTGGGCATCATTAACGAAGAAGCAGAAAGGCTGGTTGTAATGCATGGTATTCCATTCTTCATGAACGTATGCATCAAACAGGAACACACAAGGTTATCAGTAAAATCTAAACAACAAACAGGATGA
- a CDS encoding OmpH family outer membrane protein: MVKRTTIACFFIIFIAGLCIFPVSAQDLKLGVFDVQKIMRESKTIAGYRQDLLKNIDLKRKPLQGKDEFAKALDEKLKKDGNTMSPADRKILEERLANEIKEIRRMKEDFDAEALKMDRELTQRMFLEIDAAIRKITAQEDYTIIFEKTAAGIVHFKTTVDITNKILDQLK; this comes from the coding sequence ATGGTGAAAAGAACAACCATTGCCTGTTTCTTTATAATCTTTATTGCCGGATTATGTATTTTCCCGGTTTCGGCACAGGATCTTAAGCTCGGCGTCTTTGATGTGCAGAAGATCATGAGGGAATCTAAAACTATCGCCGGCTACCGTCAGGATCTGTTGAAAAATATTGACTTGAAGAGAAAACCTTTGCAGGGCAAGGATGAATTTGCAAAAGCGCTTGACGAGAAGCTCAAAAAAGACGGTAATACCATGTCTCCTGCTGACAGAAAAATCCTCGAAGAAAGACTTGCCAATGAAATCAAAGAGATCAGGAGGATGAAGGAGGATTTTGACGCTGAGGCGCTAAAAATGGACAGGGAGTTAACGCAAAGAATGTTTTTGGAAATCGATGCGGCGATCAGGAAGATTACGGCGCAGGAAGATTACACCATAATTTTTGAAAAAACCGCCGCAGGCATTGTCCACTTTAAAACAACCGTTGACATAACAAACAAAATCCTTGACCAGCTCAAGTAG